The proteins below come from a single Arthrobacter sp. zg-Y1171 genomic window:
- the pgl gene encoding 6-phosphogluconolactonase — protein MKHSPKGVSIHPDPQALVSTTAARLITKLVDVQSRRGEATVVLTGGTVGIATLEAVTANPARTAVDWTKVNFWWGDERFLPAGDPELNSLQARQAMLDPLGVPAGRIHAVASANEAETVEDAAADYARQLADAAAAEHLATGFEPVDPRLPRFDVLLLGVGPDAHIASLFPETPGVRTVGATTVAVRDAPKPPPERISLTLESINTAFEVWLGVAGNDKAGAVGLALAGAGEIQVPAAGAHGRTKTRWLIDQAAASQLSQRLFDSEDRDAGDED, from the coding sequence ATGAAGCACTCCCCCAAAGGCGTCAGCATCCACCCGGATCCCCAGGCGCTCGTCTCCACAACGGCAGCGCGGCTGATCACCAAGCTCGTGGACGTCCAGAGCCGACGCGGGGAGGCCACCGTGGTGCTCACGGGCGGAACCGTGGGTATCGCGACGCTGGAGGCTGTGACGGCCAATCCGGCGCGCACAGCGGTGGACTGGACGAAGGTCAACTTCTGGTGGGGCGATGAACGGTTCCTGCCGGCCGGCGATCCGGAGCTGAACTCACTGCAGGCGCGGCAGGCGATGCTGGATCCGCTTGGCGTCCCGGCCGGCCGCATCCACGCGGTCGCTTCCGCCAATGAGGCGGAGACGGTGGAAGACGCCGCAGCCGACTATGCCCGGCAGCTGGCCGACGCCGCCGCCGCCGAACACCTGGCAACCGGGTTCGAACCTGTGGACCCGCGGCTCCCCCGCTTTGACGTCCTGCTGCTCGGGGTAGGGCCGGACGCGCATATTGCGTCCCTCTTCCCCGAAACCCCGGGCGTTCGGACCGTCGGCGCCACCACCGTAGCCGTGCGGGATGCTCCCAAGCCGCCGCCGGAGCGGATCTCGCTCACGCTGGAGAGCATCAACACGGCGTTCGAGGTGTGGCTGGGTGTCGCCGGCAATGACAAGGCCGGCGCCGTGGGCCTGGCTCTCGCCGGCGCGGGGGAAATCCAGGTCCCGGCCGCGGGTGCCCACGGCCGCACCAAGACCCGGTGGCTGATTGACCAGGCAGCGGCATCGCAGCTGTCCCAGCGGCTCTTCGACTCCGAAGACCGCGACGCCGGCGACGAGGACTAG
- a CDS encoding glucose-6-phosphate dehydrogenase assembly protein OpcA, with product MIVELPDTTTSKVSKEIVAMREKGGVVTLGRVLTLVVDTQPDFVEEAIAAANEASREHPCRIIVLAEGSPDEKTRLDAQIRVGGDAGASEVIVLSGYGELTGESESLVSALLLPDAPIVVWWPHGVPSDPAQTPLGCIAHRRITDAATEDDPKKALLGLADSYAAGDTDLSWTRLTNWRVQLAAVLDGGGAAQVRSVVVEGASDSASTFLLAAWLKKALKVPLEIIEGEAGTGIHRVVFSRGDGDVELARPDQVTAHLTQPGQPEQQIALPRRTLRDCLAEELRRLDPDEVFGEVLTEGLAACLSKEGADA from the coding sequence GTGATAGTAGAACTGCCGGACACCACCACCTCCAAGGTGTCCAAGGAAATCGTAGCCATGCGCGAAAAAGGCGGCGTGGTCACCCTCGGCCGCGTGCTGACCCTGGTGGTGGATACCCAGCCGGACTTCGTAGAGGAGGCCATCGCCGCCGCCAACGAGGCCAGCAGGGAACACCCGTGCCGCATCATCGTGCTGGCCGAGGGCAGCCCGGACGAGAAAACCCGCCTTGACGCTCAGATCCGGGTGGGCGGCGACGCCGGCGCCTCGGAAGTGATTGTGCTGTCCGGGTACGGCGAACTTACGGGGGAAAGCGAATCCCTGGTGTCCGCCCTGCTGCTGCCGGACGCGCCCATAGTGGTCTGGTGGCCGCACGGAGTTCCTTCCGATCCGGCGCAGACTCCGCTGGGCTGCATTGCCCACCGCCGGATTACCGATGCCGCCACGGAGGATGATCCGAAGAAGGCGCTGTTGGGCCTGGCGGACAGCTACGCTGCCGGGGATACCGACCTGAGCTGGACCCGGTTGACGAATTGGCGCGTCCAGCTCGCCGCTGTCCTGGACGGTGGCGGAGCGGCCCAGGTCCGGTCCGTCGTCGTCGAGGGCGCCTCGGACTCGGCCAGCACCTTCCTGCTGGCCGCCTGGCTGAAAAAGGCATTGAAAGTACCGCTGGAGATCATCGAAGGGGAAGCCGGAACCGGCATCCACAGGGTAGTGTTTAGCCGCGGCGACGGAGACGTGGAACTGGCCCGGCCGGACCAGGTCACCGCGCATCTGACCCAGCCGGGGCAGCCGGAGCAGCAGATTGCGCTGCCGCGCCGCACCCTGCGCGACTGCCTGGCGGAGGAACTGCGTCGGCTGGATCCGGACGAGGTGTTCGGAGAAGTACTTACCGAGGGGCTGGCTGCGTGCCTGTCCAAGGAAGGGGCGGACGCATGA
- the zwf gene encoding glucose-6-phosphate dehydrogenase, which produces MPAKEKTRKGNPLRDPRDRRLSRIAGPSSLVIFGVTGDLARKKLIPAVYDLANRGLLPPSFSLVGFGRRPWSHEEFAAQVKEAVQAHARTDFNEGVWKQLAEGIRFVEGGFDSDEAFEELKATLEDLDERRGTRGNHAFYLSVPPKSFEQVCQQLSEHGLAKTSEGKWRRVVIEKPFGHDLASARELNNVVESVFPADSVFRIDHYLGKETVQNILALRFANQLFEPIWNANYVDHVQITMAEDIGIGGRAGYYDGVGAARDVIQNHLLQLLALTAMEEPISFNADHLRAEKEKVLAAVRLPEDLSRSSARGQYTGGWQGGEKVTGFLEEEGFNPDSKTETFAAIRLDINTRRWAGAPFYLRAGKRLGRRVTEIAVVFKRAPNLLFREHNGDDFGQNAVVIRVQPDEGATIRFGSKVPGTQMEVRDVSMDFGYGHSFTESSPEAYERLILDVLLGEPPLFPRHQEVELSWKIVDPFEEYWASLDTQPEPYAPGSWGPDSANELLAQDGRTWRRP; this is translated from the coding sequence ATGCCCGCCAAGGAAAAGACCAGGAAGGGCAACCCGCTCCGGGATCCACGGGACCGCCGGCTGAGCCGGATCGCCGGTCCGTCCTCCCTGGTGATCTTTGGCGTCACCGGAGACCTGGCCCGGAAGAAGCTCATTCCGGCGGTCTACGATCTCGCCAACCGCGGCCTGCTTCCGCCCAGCTTCTCGCTGGTGGGCTTCGGCCGCCGGCCGTGGAGCCACGAGGAATTCGCCGCCCAGGTGAAGGAAGCGGTGCAGGCGCATGCCCGGACCGATTTCAATGAGGGCGTGTGGAAGCAGCTGGCTGAGGGCATCCGGTTCGTCGAAGGCGGATTCGACAGCGACGAAGCCTTCGAGGAACTCAAGGCGACCCTCGAGGACCTTGACGAACGACGCGGAACCCGCGGGAACCACGCGTTCTACCTTTCCGTGCCGCCCAAGTCCTTTGAACAGGTCTGCCAGCAGCTTTCCGAACACGGCCTCGCCAAGACCTCCGAGGGCAAGTGGCGGCGGGTGGTCATTGAAAAGCCGTTCGGCCACGACCTCGCCTCAGCCCGGGAACTCAACAACGTGGTGGAATCGGTGTTCCCCGCCGATTCGGTCTTCCGCATCGACCACTACCTCGGCAAGGAGACGGTCCAGAACATCCTGGCGCTGCGTTTCGCGAACCAGCTGTTCGAACCGATCTGGAACGCCAACTACGTGGACCACGTGCAGATCACCATGGCCGAGGACATCGGCATCGGCGGTCGGGCGGGTTATTACGACGGCGTGGGCGCCGCCCGCGACGTGATCCAAAACCACCTGCTGCAGCTTTTGGCGCTGACCGCTATGGAGGAACCCATCTCCTTCAATGCGGACCACCTCCGCGCGGAAAAGGAGAAGGTCCTGGCTGCCGTCCGGCTGCCGGAGGACCTCTCCCGCAGTTCCGCCCGCGGCCAGTACACAGGCGGCTGGCAGGGCGGTGAGAAGGTCACCGGTTTCCTGGAGGAGGAAGGGTTCAACCCGGATTCCAAGACCGAGACCTTCGCCGCGATCCGGCTCGATATCAATACCCGCCGATGGGCCGGAGCACCGTTCTACCTGCGGGCCGGTAAACGGCTGGGCCGGCGCGTCACCGAGATCGCCGTCGTCTTCAAGCGCGCCCCCAATCTGCTGTTCCGCGAACACAACGGTGACGACTTCGGCCAGAACGCCGTCGTCATCCGTGTCCAGCCGGACGAAGGTGCCACCATCCGCTTCGGCTCCAAGGTACCGGGCACACAGATGGAGGTCCGCGACGTTTCCATGGACTTCGGCTACGGGCACTCCTTCACCGAGTCCAGCCCCGAGGCCTATGAACGGCTGATCCTGGACGTGCTGTTGGGTGAGCCTCCGCTCTTCCCCCGGCACCAGGAAGTCGAGCTGTCCTGGAAGATCGTGGATCCGTTCGAAGAATACTGGGCGTCGCTCGACACCCAGCCGGAGCCTTACGCGCCCGGTAGCTGGGGGCCGGACTCCGCCAACGAGCTGCTCGCCCAAGACGGAAGGACCTGGAGAAGGCCGTGA